A window of the Dongshaea marina genome harbors these coding sequences:
- a CDS encoding fimbria/pilus outer membrane usher protein has product MTYPLPFVLGQATTPTSVQLTLDGVPISNGYSVNPGAFQINNIPVVSGNGTIQVKQTDIYGKTTTYAIPYFVNTSLLKAGLDSYDFEAGVLREDYGTKSFDYGQAAVAGSYGYGMNSKWTSRFHGELLSEQQTFGTTQQFQLGLGIASLSSALSHSSSGAGILGQLDYQYSKGGFSAGGYYKLTSDHFTQIGELGQNILSAPRQLGLSIGYGDERLGSVSGAYSSTSSGESFTASYSKSITEQLSLSLSQQLDFGNVNNWNLGLSVSWNFASNDSLSFDSTRSSSDNDLSQQQSMSYSHSSGDLYGLSYNLSAVRNQQEQEDSQNKYNGSMQLPTSKGTLSGMFATQQNSNSYSLNYSGGLVYMEKQLFIAPEIYDSFGVVSTDGVAGLPIYSNNQFLGKTDRNGYLLAPNLQSFYQNSIEIQPNDLPMDYRADSFKKTVVSGYNSGSFIDFGVHKERQGLITLKRSDKKSIPASSYVELTGDGSFKSRGSYMGMDGVLYLSEISSKQKKLEGRVSLKKGKSCKFSVNLKKYKTDLFRDEIACEVSQ; this is encoded by the coding sequence GTGACCTATCCTCTGCCATTTGTACTGGGGCAGGCGACTACCCCTACTTCGGTGCAGCTGACCCTGGATGGGGTGCCTATCAGCAATGGTTATAGCGTCAATCCAGGGGCTTTTCAGATCAATAATATCCCTGTGGTTAGCGGTAATGGCACGATTCAAGTCAAGCAAACAGATATTTACGGCAAAACCACCACCTATGCGATCCCCTATTTTGTCAATACCAGTCTACTCAAGGCGGGGCTAGATTCTTATGACTTCGAGGCCGGGGTGCTGCGGGAGGATTATGGGACAAAAAGTTTTGACTATGGCCAGGCAGCAGTGGCTGGTTCTTATGGCTATGGGATGAACTCGAAGTGGACCAGCCGTTTTCATGGGGAGCTTCTTTCTGAACAGCAAACCTTTGGTACAACCCAGCAGTTCCAATTGGGTCTTGGGATCGCCAGTTTAAGCAGTGCCCTGAGCCACAGCTCGTCGGGTGCCGGGATCCTGGGGCAGCTCGATTATCAGTACTCAAAGGGCGGATTTAGCGCCGGGGGCTACTACAAACTCACCTCAGATCATTTTACCCAGATTGGTGAGTTGGGCCAGAATATACTGTCCGCTCCTCGGCAGCTTGGTTTATCGATAGGTTATGGGGATGAGAGGCTTGGTAGCGTGAGTGGAGCCTATAGCTCTACGAGCTCGGGTGAGAGTTTCACAGCCAGCTACAGCAAATCGATAACCGAACAGCTGAGCCTTTCGCTGAGTCAGCAGCTGGACTTTGGCAATGTGAATAACTGGAATCTTGGTTTGTCGGTGAGCTGGAACTTTGCATCCAATGATAGCCTGAGCTTTGATTCAACCCGCTCCTCCTCGGATAATGACCTGAGCCAGCAGCAGAGCATGAGCTATTCCCACAGTAGTGGCGATCTCTATGGGCTTTCTTATAACCTGAGTGCTGTCCGAAACCAGCAGGAGCAGGAGGACTCACAGAACAAATATAATGGCTCGATGCAGCTGCCTACTTCTAAGGGGACTCTTTCAGGAATGTTTGCCACCCAGCAAAATAGCAATAGCTATTCGCTGAATTATTCCGGAGGACTGGTGTATATGGAAAAGCAGCTCTTTATTGCGCCGGAGATCTATGACAGTTTTGGGGTTGTGAGTACCGATGGGGTGGCTGGACTCCCCATCTACTCCAATAATCAGTTTCTTGGTAAAACTGACAGAAATGGCTATCTGCTGGCGCCCAACCTTCAGTCATTTTATCAAAATAGCATTGAGATCCAGCCCAATGATCTGCCGATGGATTACCGGGCCGATAGCTTTAAGAAAACTGTGGTATCCGGCTATAACTCGGGGAGCTTTATCGACTTTGGGGTACATAAAGAGCGGCAGGGCCTCATTACCCTCAAGCGTTCAGACAAAAAATCGATCCCGGCCAGTAGTTATGTTGAGTTAACCGGAGATGGTAGCTTTAAATCTCGTGGCAGTTATATGGGGATGGATGGGGTGCTTTATCTGTCTGAAATCAGCTCTAAGCAGAAAAAGCTAGAGGGTAGGGTATCCCTTAAAAAAGGTAAGAGCTGCAAATTCTCAGTCAACCTGAAAAAATATAAAACGGATCTCTTTCGAGATGAGATCGCCTGTGAGGTGAGTCAATGA
- a CDS encoding spore coat protein U domain-containing protein has product MKYAVCMLLAVCLTGVCQANSELKGPQEYVSITPALTLSSPHYSAALQVKARVVTLCLIRDKKFKFHDYDPLSHSGSQFKGELLVRCMGDARLKITLSPKGGADEFVMRAIQGGEELNYQLLNSAGQNWVPGQSYPIKLDDGKIGRIHLNGEIPPGQFVPDGIYRQYLLAKITF; this is encoded by the coding sequence ATGAAATATGCCGTATGCATGCTATTGGCTGTTTGCCTGACCGGTGTCTGTCAGGCAAACTCTGAGCTGAAAGGACCGCAGGAGTATGTCAGCATCACACCTGCTTTAACCTTATCATCACCCCATTACTCAGCTGCTTTGCAGGTAAAGGCCAGGGTGGTAACCCTGTGTCTTATTCGAGATAAGAAGTTTAAATTTCATGATTATGATCCTCTGTCGCACAGCGGTTCGCAGTTTAAGGGAGAGCTGCTGGTTCGCTGTATGGGGGATGCCCGCCTTAAGATCACATTAAGCCCCAAAGGAGGGGCTGATGAATTTGTGATGCGAGCCATTCAGGGGGGAGAGGAGCTGAACTATCAGCTTCTTAATAGTGCAGGGCAAAACTGGGTTCCGGGGCAGAGCTATCCAATAAAGCTCGATGATGGGAAGATCGGACGGATCCATTTAAATGGTGAGATCCCTCCCGGACAGTTTGTTCCGGACGGTATCTATCGCCAATACCTGTTGGCCAAGATCACTTTTTAG
- the ttcA gene encoding tRNA 2-thiocytidine(32) synthetase TtcA, with amino-acid sequence MQQDLNAKQKYNFNKLQKRLRRHVGEAIADFNMIEEGDRVMVCLSGGKDSYGMLDILRNLQQHAPINFEIFAVNLDQKQPGFPEDILPAYLESTGVPFKIVEEDTYSIVQDKIPAGKTTCSLCSRLRRGILYRTAKEIGATKIALGHHRDDILETLFLNMFFGGKMKSMPPKLMSDDGEHIVIRPLAYCKEQDLERYAEIKEFPIIPCNLCGSQKNLQRQEVKKMLRDWDKNYPGRIETMFRAVQNITPSHMLDHSLFNFKDLSKDQPLVEGGDTAFDPVELPSPASYEVPEGASELMIKEIS; translated from the coding sequence ATGCAACAGGATCTCAACGCAAAGCAGAAGTACAACTTCAACAAACTCCAGAAACGCCTGCGCCGTCATGTCGGTGAAGCGATCGCTGACTTTAATATGATTGAAGAGGGTGATCGGGTGATGGTATGCCTGTCTGGCGGTAAAGACAGCTATGGTATGCTGGATATCCTGAGAAACCTGCAGCAGCATGCTCCCATCAACTTTGAGATCTTTGCGGTCAATTTGGATCAGAAGCAGCCAGGATTCCCGGAAGATATCCTGCCTGCGTACCTTGAATCTACCGGCGTACCTTTCAAAATCGTTGAAGAAGACACCTACTCGATTGTCCAGGACAAGATCCCAGCGGGAAAGACCACCTGCTCCCTGTGTTCACGACTGCGCCGCGGGATCCTATATCGCACCGCAAAAGAGATAGGTGCCACCAAGATAGCCCTGGGACACCACAGGGATGATATTCTGGAGACTCTGTTCTTAAACATGTTCTTCGGAGGCAAGATGAAGTCTATGCCTCCCAAGTTGATGAGCGATGATGGCGAGCACATAGTTATTCGCCCTCTGGCCTACTGCAAGGAGCAGGATCTTGAGCGGTATGCTGAGATCAAAGAGTTCCCGATCATCCCTTGTAACCTGTGTGGCTCACAGAAAAACCTGCAGCGTCAGGAAGTCAAAAAGATGCTCAGAGACTGGGATAAAAACTACCCGGGCCGGATTGAAACCATGTTCCGCGCAGTGCAAAACATCACACCAAGCCATATGCTGGATCACTCCCTTTTCAACTTTAAGGATCTCAGCAAAGATCAGCCTCTGGTTGAAGGTGGAGATACCGCCTTTGATCCCGTTGAACTCCCCTCTCCTGCCTCCTATGAGGTTCCTGAGGGAGCTTCTGAATTGATGATAAAAGAGATATCCTGA
- the uspE gene encoding universal stress protein UspE gives MEEYKNILVVIDPFMDDQPALHRAVKLASLLPGIRFKFFLPIYDFSYEITSLISADEHEQMRQQVIEQRSCWLADLLEPLPIDKTQYEVKVVWHYRPFEAIIQEVNDDQHDLVLKNTHQHSLLQKFIFTPTDWHLLRESPCPVLLVKEHDWPKQGAILAAIHCGSHEPFHQELNQQITELTLSLAQTLEATPHLVNAYPGMPMHMMTELPQIEPQQYTEDVKALHLKEMQQHAQKYQLPLSQTHVEEGLPEEVIPELASNLDAELVVLGCQGRTGWAAAIVGNTAEHVVDRIDCDLLVLKLAPQTNS, from the coding sequence ATGGAAGAATATAAAAACATTCTTGTGGTTATCGACCCATTTATGGACGATCAGCCAGCGCTACACAGGGCGGTCAAACTTGCATCATTGTTACCGGGGATCCGCTTCAAGTTTTTTCTGCCCATTTATGATTTTTCCTATGAGATCACTTCCCTGATCTCAGCGGATGAACATGAACAGATGCGTCAGCAGGTGATTGAGCAACGTAGCTGCTGGCTTGCTGATCTGCTGGAGCCTCTTCCCATCGACAAAACCCAGTATGAGGTCAAGGTCGTCTGGCATTACCGCCCCTTTGAAGCGATCATCCAGGAAGTAAATGACGATCAGCATGATCTGGTTCTGAAAAACACTCACCAGCACTCACTGCTGCAAAAATTTATTTTTACCCCAACCGACTGGCACCTGCTTCGAGAGTCCCCCTGCCCCGTCCTGTTAGTGAAAGAGCATGACTGGCCCAAACAGGGAGCCATTCTTGCAGCGATCCACTGCGGCAGTCACGAACCTTTTCATCAGGAGCTCAATCAGCAGATCACTGAATTGACCCTCTCCCTGGCTCAAACTCTGGAGGCGACACCTCACCTGGTCAATGCTTATCCAGGCATGCCGATGCATATGATGACAGAGCTTCCCCAGATAGAGCCCCAGCAATACACAGAGGATGTGAAAGCACTCCATCTCAAAGAGATGCAGCAGCATGCCCAGAAATACCAGCTACCACTTTCGCAAACCCATGTTGAAGAGGGCCTGCCCGAAGAGGTGATCCCTGAGCTTGCCAGCAATCTGGATGCCGAGCTTGTCGTCCTAGGGTGCCAGGGGCGAACCGGCTGGGCCGCAGCCATTGTCGGAAATACCGCGGAGCATGTCGTCGATCGAATCGATTGCGATCTACTGGTGCTCAAGCTTGCCCCCCAAACAAACTCCTGA
- a CDS encoding FNR family transcription factor has product MTQEKKTGRRIQSGGCPIRCQDCSISQLCIPFTLNENELDLLDHIIERKKPIQKGAELFKAGDELKSLFAIRSGSIKSYTITEQGDEQITAFHLAGDLVGFDAINDHRHPSFAQALETSMVCEIPYEVLDELSGKMPKLRQQLMRLMSNKIVYDQEMILLLSKKNAEERLAAFLFNLSMRFAQRGFSSREFRLTMTRGDIGNYLGLTVETISRLLGRFQKSEMITVKGKYITILEPEQLAILAGASRRFDPNTP; this is encoded by the coding sequence ATGACTCAAGAAAAAAAAACTGGCAGACGCATTCAATCCGGAGGCTGCCCAATCCGATGCCAGGATTGCAGCATCAGTCAGTTGTGCATTCCATTTACCCTCAATGAAAATGAGCTCGATCTTCTCGATCATATTATCGAGCGTAAAAAGCCCATCCAAAAAGGCGCAGAGCTATTCAAAGCTGGTGACGAGCTTAAATCTCTGTTTGCCATCCGCTCTGGAAGTATCAAGAGTTACACCATCACCGAGCAGGGTGATGAACAGATCACCGCTTTTCACCTGGCGGGCGATCTGGTAGGTTTCGATGCGATCAATGATCATCGCCACCCAAGTTTTGCCCAGGCCCTTGAGACCTCCATGGTATGTGAGATCCCTTACGAAGTTCTGGATGAGCTCTCGGGTAAAATGCCTAAGCTGCGCCAGCAACTGATGCGCCTGATGAGCAATAAGATTGTTTATGATCAAGAGATGATCCTGCTACTGAGCAAAAAGAATGCCGAGGAACGTCTTGCGGCTTTTCTGTTTAATCTCTCGATGCGCTTTGCCCAGCGAGGATTTTCCTCCCGGGAGTTTCGCCTCACCATGACCCGTGGAGATATAGGTAATTATCTGGGTCTCACGGTCGAAACCATCAGTCGTTTACTGGGGCGCTTCCAAAAGAGCGAGATGATTACAGTAAAGGGGAAGTACATCACGATCCTCGAGCCGGAGCAACTGGCTATTCTTGCCGGTGCCTCTCGTCGTTTTGATCCCAATACACCATAG